From Carassius gibelio isolate Cgi1373 ecotype wild population from Czech Republic chromosome B21, carGib1.2-hapl.c, whole genome shotgun sequence, the proteins below share one genomic window:
- the LOC127985815 gene encoding E3 ubiquitin-protein ligase RNF14-like isoform X5 encodes MQFLKEETLDFLGIQSPLEIQSIESESGLKQAADVSGEKCKVQDLDPRAVQEVDARTDILSQLLDFDEAQNQKVFDGTVFCCSICFLDKLGSESLLFKECQHVYCKSCMKEYFQIQIRDGKVQCLTCPDPKCVSMATPSQVKLLVSKDEFARYDRLLLQSSLDLMKDVVYCPRISCSMAVMVEPDSNMGICPACKYPFCTLCKRTYHGLNNCIPTDDDLRMQDEDNSASEEWNKIEERHAIQRVLDSLCTDWVKVNCKQCPCCGTNIEKNMGCNKMTCSVCHGYFCWICLTALCKKDPYSHYKDPDSPCYNQ; translated from the exons ATGCAGTTCCTCAAGGAAGAGACTCTGGACTTCCTGGGAATCCAGTCACCGCTGGAAATCCAGAGCATTGAGAGTGAATCTGGCCTAAAACAAGCAGCGGACGTTTCTGGGGAAAAATGTAAAGTGCAAGATTTAGACCCAAGAGCTGTGCAAGAAGTCGACGCTCGCACAGATATACTGAGTCAGCTGCTAGATTTTGACGAAGCTCAAAATCAGAAGGTGTTTGATGGGACGGTATTCTGCTGCAGCATCTGTTTCTTAGATAAGCTCGGATCGGAATCACTGCTCTTCAAAGAGTGTCAGCATGTGTACTGCAAGTCCTGCATGAAGGAATACTTTCAGATCCAGATTAGGGACGGAAAGGTCCAGTGCCTTACCTGCCCTGATCCAAAGTGTGTGTCCATGGCCACTCCTTCACAG GTGAAACTTCTTGTGAGCAAAGACGAGTTTGCACGCTATGATCGTCTCCTGTTGCAGTCAAGTCTTGACCTGATGAAGGATGTGGTGTATTGTCCTCGTATAAGCTGCTCTATGGCGGTGATGGTGGAGCCAGACTCAAACATGGGCATCTGTCCCGCCTGCAAATATCCCTTCTGTACGCTCTGTAAGAGGACCTATCACGGCCTCAATAACTGCATACCGACTGATG ATGATTTACGTATGCAAGATGAGGATAATTCTGCGAGCGAAGAGTGGAATAAGATCGAAGAGAGGCATGCCATTCAGAGGGTGTTGGACTCTCTCTGCACAGACTGGGTAAAGGTTAACTGTAAACAGTGCCCTTGCTGTGGCACTAACATAGAG AAGAATATGGGCTGTAATAAGATGACCTGTTCGGTGTGTCACGGTTATTTCTGCTGGATCTGTCTGACAGCTCTTTGCAAGAAAGACCCTTACAGCCACTACAAGGACCCCGACTCGCCCTGCTACAACCAGTGA